The Arachis ipaensis cultivar K30076 chromosome B05, Araip1.1, whole genome shotgun sequence nucleotide sequence ataatccattatataaaatcaaattcaaacagctttctgcataatgaaccgaacacctattcatggtgaaacaattgtatagtactgaatgaacaaaacataatccattatataaaatcaaattcaaacagctctGTCTAAAATTTacagattatcaattcaattcaattcaattcagaacacctgcgtccattcaattcaattcaatttaaattagcaattccattccattcaattcaattcaaaattgaataattcaAACCCCGTTAGTTTGATTCatttcagaagaataatccaaattgCTCtaattcaactgatttgaagttgagtcattcattgttttgattcagAAGTGCAAATTgaagaagaaacaaagaagaataggaagaagataaatgcaaTGTAAGCAGATCTAAAGAAAAAACGAAGACGATGAACCCAGCTAGAGGAGAACGACGTAGCTTATTACGTTGAAGGCAATGCAGATCAATAAAGAAGAAGACGCAAGCAGAAAAGAAGGTTTAGGTTGCAGCAGAAGGTTTACGTTGAGCAAAGGTTTAGGTTGCAATGCACAAAAGGTTTACGTTATATGTAGCGCGTGTATGACAAACGAGTGACGGGGGGTGGGGGAGGCGGGTCTGTCAAAAAAGACTTGGATAACTTGGATGCATTTTTTACATAGATGTAGAGCATTATTGCTTTTTTTTCATCGAAACGACATGGTTTTCTATTCTTTAATAAAATTCAGCCGGGTTTCAATTCGATTTAATTGTGCAAATCCGATCGGTTCTTTGGACTAAATCCGATTTTTTGGCTCAGACGATTTTGCCATCTGCCTAAATCGCTTGTCTCACTGTCCCAGTTCGATCATTCGGATCGACCGGTTCGAACTTATTTTAAGAACCTTGGAATTTATACGATAATACATgtacattttgattttttttatttaaaacattTTGATATTNAAatcaattaattttataaaatttatactaattttaaaaattttacaatTTAAATCTTTACGTACTTAATTTACTTTTTCGATTTCACATAAAATGTCATTTATGTCGATTTTGTCAAGTTGTGATTAACCAGAAGATTTCTAGTTTTCTACCTACAATTAGCAATGACCAGCAGCACTAGCTTCAAACAAATAACGAAAATTGGAAGCGGTGGCCAAtgggaaatggatcctctccagtttttTCAACACTTGACAAAATACAGTGCAATCTCTCACCTTTGATTTTAATAGTGGGACcagaaataaataagagagagaatgTGGTGAATGGTTAGATTAAACACTGCACACCATCCAGTTTTTTattcactggagaggatccactcccgtGGCCAATGTTTATTTATTTGCAAAGCCTCGTCAAGGTTGCCTTACCCGCATTGAATTCTGTGCCTTGTTTCAAAcattaaaatttgaattatgTGCCTTGTTTCAAACATTAAAATTTACAGGCAGTTCAAACATTCTGTGCCTTGTTTGGTAGAGAGACAGAAACAGAAAGATTGGAACTAAAAGACAGAGACTAaaagacagaaattgaaataaatttcagtattctatttggtgcaaagtgggagacagaaattgaaataagaattaaaactctaatttaatttgtacaaagagtaaaattaaaattaactaattgaAATGAgaatattttaagtataaaatattattaatgtttcagtctctatctctaaaaattttagtctcctgtgtccctactttttagaggtactgaaatactaaaattttaaggacagagacagaaattttagtactagtctctgaaccaacaaacatgatattgagtCTCAATCTCTCAATCTCTATCTCATTACTTCAAAACAAACGCTAAAAGACCTTGTTCATCTGAGATACACTCATATTATCTTGCTTTGCCAAATACTAACAAAATGAAGAGAAATAAACATTAAATTCACATCTATAAATCACATCTCACCAAATTTATGAAACTGACATGAAAATTCAAATCATATTGTTTAAACTTTAAACATAAAACGCACCATCCAGTCTAAAGTCCAACATTATTACAATTTGAACATCATTATGTACCAAGTGACACGATGCACCATGATAATCCCAGTATAGATGTAATAAAAAGAATATTGATGTAAAATTATGCTAAGATCTATACCATTAGATTATTTTGGTGCATTATCCCATGTCCACTCTCTCATACTTGTATCAGCAAGAACAACTGTCTAAACTGTAGCGTGACTAATTATTTTCAAAATGCTGATCcaccaccctttgtctttccaagcAACACATCCTTTGCCTCATTGATTTTGGATGCCAGGTAATGGCTGCCACCTGCATCAGGATGATTCGCGATCATCACCCTCCTATGTGCTTCTTTAACCTTATCCGTCGGAGTGTGTTCTCTGTCATCATAACAATTGAAAATCAACAAGACAAGGAAAAACAAGGaggaaaacataaaaaaatatggaAGCAGATACTATTAAAGCCTCTTCAAAGCTCTCTGATTAATTAACCTTTCACAATTGAATGAAATCAACCTGAGAACAGTGTTGCAACCTAGTTGATATTAGAGATTTTTTCCTCTTTTAAGTGATTGTTGCAATGAGATACCATCTGACGATCATCATCACAATAGAACAACAAATGGCAGTACCTAACACCGAGTATGAGAGCCGCTTCCCTCCTGGTCATGGTAACCTGGAAACCACCTTCATAAAATTTACGCATCCTAGGTGGTCTTGCCTTGAATGCTTGCCCCACCTGGAAACAGATTTTCTTTGCTAACAAACCTTAAATTtcttatattataaataaaatcaaGCTCGTTATTCTCTACACATGAATTACTGAAACAACTGCTTCCACAACAACAAAATCTCATTCACAATTGTAGACACTAACTGAATCAGGGCTTGTTTTAAGAACATAATTGCTCAAGGTTTCGGTGAAAAACAAGCCTTACCATAATAGCGGTTGAAACCTTCAATCAAGGAATCTGCAAAATGTAAAATTCCTTCCACCAATTAAGTCTTGAGGAAATCTgaggaaaataaaatgaaaataagaactTCATTGAACTTTcctgttttatatatttttaattgccTTCTTGGCATTAAAAATTTCTCAAAAAtcgaatattttaaatttaacaacTCTAAATGGCAACTAAATAGCATTCAACATGAAGCCATTTCTTGTCGCCTTGAATTTTCTTCCCCTAACAAAACCGCTCAAAGGCAGGTAGATCAGTCACAACACAGTTTCAGATCTCAAATACACCAACACTGTAAAACTGGTCTaagttctttcttttctttctagcCTAAGATGCTAGAAACACAACAACAGCACCATCAATGTTGATCCCTGGCTTAGACAATACAAAGATTCTCCAGCATCAGCTTCTATCCAAAGACAAAGGCAATAACTATTTCAACATATACCAGTGCACAAATCTAGACCTCATACATTTCTTTACCTTGAACTATTATATCACCAATTCACAACCCCAAACAAAAGCCATTTCCTTATCAtatctctctcacacacacacattaACAAAGAAAACGAGTTTAGAACAATTTATTGGGTAAGCTACCGAGGAGACGATACCGTGGGGGAGACGCGGTGTCCTGGGGCTGGAATGGAGGCTCTGATTCTGAGTTATGACTTATGAAGGCTGTAATCGAACAAGGCAGAGTTAGGGTTTCTCTTTTTTCTGAGGAAGATGAAATGGAAATGAAATCGATAACCTCACAATTTTGCCTTTTCTTCCTGTAACTGTTATGCTTCGGCTTAGGACGGCTGATATGAGTGATTTCTCTACAAAAATTCTCATGCACAATAAGCACTCTATTCAAATTTAACATTAAACTACTAAAATAGTACTCAAAAATTCTAAAAGATATTAactataaataagctcaaaaaaaattaaaaatagagcgAAATTCCTCCCCGATCCTTAACCATTTACGAAATTGATCTGGCGTCTCCTTATCATTAGAAATTAACAACATGGTCCTTAACCATTCTCTTCGTGTGACCAAAAGGACCCTCTTACTGGTACTTTCGGTTACTTTTTACCTAAAAACCGATAAGAGTGTCCTTTCGGTCACATGAGAAAATGAATAAGAATCGTGTTGTTATTTTCTAATGGTTAGGGGACGCCAGATCTTTTTCTAGATGGTTAGGAACTAAATATTTTAATAGTAGGATTACACGTAGAAactaaatattctttttagatttttagaacTGATATTTGTTtcattcaaatgttcgtgatatgacgaattaattttaatttaattttacgtattttaattttgtttatttagttactaatttGAATTTTATGTCAGAGGATTCagagttttctttatttaaaCTAAAGTTGAGTGAGTTTCTTCGATTTAAATAATTTCCAAACCAGTGAACAAATTAGATTGAGGTATTTCTTTCTTGTTGCAACaagaaattgaatacaaagagaattagtttattttttattcaatttcttgATGCAACAAGAGAGAAACACCTCAATCTAATTTGTTCACTAGTTTGGAAATTATTTAAATCGAAGAAACTCACTCAACTTtaggttaaataaagaaaactctaaatcctctgacataaaattcaaattagtaactgaataaacaaaattaaaatatgtaaaattaaattaaaattaattcgtcatatcacgaacatttgaatgaAACAAATATcacttctaaaaatctaaaaagaatatttagtcTCTACGTGTAACCCTACTATTAAAATTATGGTTGATGAATTTAATTCCACTAATAAGAAAAGCAgtttaatttttctaaaaaaaggTATATGGAATAATAATCTtgaactaactttttttttaggTTCAACAATATAGAACATACATGTCGTTCTTAAAACCCTGAATCCAAGACTGCAAGACATAATAATGCTTAATCAACCCAAATAATTATTACTTTTGTGTTAAGTCTCGTTGTTAATAATTTCGTGCTATCTATTAAGTTTAACGTTGTTTGCTCTCCGTCCACATGTAAAATATGGCAGAATGCATTAGATGCAAAACTTAAAAcaatgttttttttatttactttccaattttaaataaaatccCTCCCATGTCCCCTCACCATTAGAAAATAACAACACGGTCCTTATCCATTCTCTCCGTGTGACCGAAAAGACCCTCTTAACCGGAAGTACTAGTAAGAGGGTCCTTTTGGTCACACGGAGAAAATGGTTAAGAACCGCGTTGTTAATTTCTAATGGTAAGGGGGCGCCAGGTCAATTTCGTGAATGGTTAGGGACCGGAGAGGGGTTTTActcttaaaaatataataaagaaactaaatattaaatattatatatatgtgtgttctGGAAAGAATATTCTTTCTGAACTATACGTCGGTCTTGCGTTAATTTAAAGCATATAACAATTCAATCTGGACTTGGCGTATTCTTGTGAACTCAGACCCAAGCGTGGTACCTACAAAAAGGACTCTAACGCTCAAGTCAGTGAAAAATCACTTAAGAAAATGAGTATATAATCAGTGAGATGGTGTTGAATGCTTCTGATGCCCATCGTCTGCCTTGTTCCTGATTTATAGACTGGTTGGAACTGAATGAGTCATCGACTTAAGCCGAGATCTTCGTAACTGACTTTGGGGCGAGATTATGGGGAGAAGTTTGTTAGGCTAGAGTTGTTAATTTTTGAATGAGGTAAACGTGCCGAGGTATAACTCGGTTCATCTGATGTATTAGGGATACAGTACATAGCCCACAAGCTTGACTTAGAAAACGTAGTTTAGCAAGTTGAGCTTACCCTATGCGGTTATACCTCAATGCTTAAGGGGAAGTATCGTAGCCCCCAAGCTCAACGCACGTTGCTGCAGTTTCAAACTTGGGTTTTATTTTTGTTCATTATTTTTTAGATATGTAAcggtttaaaaagaaaaaaaaatgagatttAATAATGGTTTACCTTGTTAACTGGACTGCAATAAATTTTGTTTGGCCAATTGGGATACGGACCGTTTGTATTGGGGATGTAGAAAGTTTCAGTTTTTAACTTCTCACTAAATTAGTGGATTGCAATTAAACTTTATTACTATTTCCTCATTGGGAAGAAACACAACTCACAACTCAAGTCACTTTTGCTTAAGTGGGGAAAAGGACATGTCTTCGAAAGGTTTGTCTTCTCACCTTCTTGTCCCTTTCTTTGTTTCATTCTTCGTCGAAAAATGGtaagagaaaaagtaaaagaCAAAGTCAAAGTAGTTGAAGTGAACAAGAAAAATCCCTACCATTGGGTCCATGTTGATTTGAAGACTCGCGCGTCATCGTACTGTGATGCTGAGTCGCTTCATGAGCTGAAAGTTCTGAAGCTTGCTAGGGAATGGTCGGGGGTTTGTGCTGAACTTCTCCCCTGTACCAGTGAGGAGAGAGTCTGCGAAAGGAGAGGAGATTGGGAGTATTT carries:
- the LOC107643650 gene encoding mitochondrial import inner membrane translocase subunit TIM14-2; amino-acid sequence: MRKFYEGGFQVTMTRREAALILGVREHTPTDKVKEAHRRVMIANHPDAGGSHYLASKINEAKDVLLGKTKGGGSAF